One Candidatus Nitrososphaera evergladensis SR1 genomic window carries:
- a CDS encoding transcription initiation factor IIB: MFGDRCPRCGRGSMVTDNSSGELFCGNCGFVVSERIEEMGPEWRAFSKEEHEDRSRAGIPTSLAMHDMGLATIIGPVDKDASGKPLSASMKSTIERLRTWDSRSQVHEPVDRNFRQAFSELDRLKDKLAVGDAVIEKAAYVYRKALEKGLVRGRSISALVAAALYAACRDTETPRTLKDIANASNIKKKDVARCYRLLIRELDLKMPVVDPVKCVARIASKAGLSEKTKRKALEILKKAEEGKISAGKDPMGLAAAALYVACVMNGENKTQKDVAEAAGVTEVTIRNRYKGLKTHLKL, from the coding sequence ATGTTTGGCGACCGCTGCCCCCGTTGCGGCAGAGGGTCAATGGTCACGGACAACTCCAGCGGAGAACTGTTTTGCGGTAACTGCGGTTTCGTGGTAAGCGAAAGGATAGAGGAAATGGGCCCGGAGTGGCGCGCCTTTTCCAAAGAAGAGCACGAGGACAGGAGCAGGGCAGGCATCCCGACGTCGCTTGCCATGCACGACATGGGCCTTGCCACGATCATCGGCCCAGTCGACAAGGACGCCTCTGGCAAGCCTCTTTCCGCGTCCATGAAGAGTACAATTGAAAGGCTCAGGACGTGGGACAGCAGAAGCCAAGTGCACGAGCCGGTAGACCGCAACTTCCGCCAGGCGTTCTCTGAGCTTGACCGCTTGAAGGACAAGCTTGCAGTGGGCGACGCGGTAATCGAAAAAGCTGCCTATGTTTACAGAAAGGCACTTGAAAAAGGCCTGGTACGCGGGCGCTCCATATCCGCACTTGTCGCAGCGGCGCTTTATGCGGCGTGCCGCGACACCGAGACGCCAAGGACGCTCAAGGACATCGCAAACGCAAGCAACATCAAGAAAAAGGATGTTGCAAGGTGCTACCGCCTCCTCATCCGCGAACTGGACCTGAAGATGCCAGTCGTCGACCCGGTGAAATGTGTTGCCAGGATTGCAAGCAAGGCAGGCCTTTCAGAAAAGACAAAGAGGAAGGCACTTGAAATCCTGAAAAAGGCAGAAGAAGGCAAGATCTCTGCAGGCAAGGACCCGATGGGCCTGGCAGCAGCTGCGCTGTACGTGGCGTGTGTCATGAACGGCGAGAACAAGACGCAAAAAGACGTGGCAGAGGCGGCAGGCGTGACAGAAGTGACCATCCGCAACCGCTACAAGGGCCTAAAGACGCACCTCAAGCTTTGA
- the rpiA gene encoding ribose 5-phosphate isomerase A, with translation MSSSMLQDAIQKLAKDTVSKFVKPNQVVGLGSGSTAAYIVREMASLKAKDTLLCIPTSLQIKVEAEKSGLRFADESRIPDIDVVFDGADQIDGRFNMIKGGGGALLREKILISSAKTVVIVADEAKFVKSFSRSVPIEVHPMARTSVAKRLEKIGAKPAMRTLDKGYPFITENGNIILDTVFPSISDPERAELELKGIPGVMEVGMFTRKTNVYYYRAKSDGTFELVNS, from the coding sequence TTGTCGTCTTCCATGCTGCAGGATGCAATACAAAAGCTAGCCAAGGACACAGTAAGCAAATTTGTCAAGCCAAACCAGGTGGTGGGCCTCGGCAGCGGGAGCACGGCTGCCTACATTGTCCGGGAGATGGCAAGCCTGAAAGCCAAGGACACGCTCCTTTGCATCCCAACGTCATTGCAGATAAAGGTCGAGGCAGAGAAATCCGGCCTGCGCTTTGCCGACGAAAGCCGCATACCTGACATTGACGTTGTGTTCGACGGCGCCGACCAAATTGACGGCAGGTTTAACATGATAAAAGGCGGAGGCGGCGCGCTGTTGCGCGAAAAGATCCTGATATCGTCTGCCAAGACCGTCGTCATCGTAGCCGACGAGGCCAAGTTTGTCAAGTCGTTTTCAAGGTCCGTGCCAATTGAAGTCCACCCGATGGCCCGGACATCGGTTGCAAAGAGACTTGAGAAAATAGGAGCCAAGCCTGCCATGCGCACGCTTGACAAGGGCTACCCGTTCATTACAGAGAACGGCAACATAATACTGGACACTGTGTTTCCGTCGATTTCTGACCCTGAAAGAGCCGAGCTGGAACTGAAAGGGATCCCCGGCGTGATGGAAGTGGGGATGTTTACGAGAAAGACAAACGTCTATTATTACAGGGCAAAGAGTGACGGCACGTTTGAGCTGGTCAACTCGTGA
- the mscL gene encoding large conductance mechanosensitive channel protein MscL — MSDSNSSAAPPPEKKSLMTEFIIFLRTFGVIGLAIAFVIGAAASKLVTAFVNDIVTPIVGLALPSGDLKTMAYNVTNSVTGATTTFSYGDLISNIIDFLIIAFIVFLMYKLLSRYKVFGVEDKTKPAPPK; from the coding sequence ATGTCGGACAGTAATAGCAGCGCAGCCCCTCCGCCAGAGAAAAAATCCCTGATGACAGAGTTTATCATCTTTCTGAGGACATTTGGCGTAATCGGCCTTGCGATCGCATTTGTCATAGGCGCTGCCGCATCAAAGCTCGTGACGGCGTTTGTAAACGACATCGTAACTCCCATAGTCGGCCTTGCGCTTCCGTCCGGCGACTTGAAGACTATGGCTTATAATGTTACAAACAGCGTCACCGGCGCAACGACGACATTCTCGTACGGGGACCTGATATCAAACATCATCGACTTTCTCATCATCGCCTTCATAGTCTTCCTGATGTACAAGCTCCTCTCCCGGTACAAGGTGTTCGGGGTGGAGGACAAGACAAAGCCTGCACCTCCAAAATGA
- a CDS encoding dihydroorotase, with amino-acid sequence MSASVTGHRAQGMENSCDILITNASAVIPKVGVVECDIAIEDGRIKTLKPSQNASASRRINAAGRYVLPGAIDPHVHYGVYTPIDEAALTESRSAAVGGVTTMMRMLRLYDTDYRAVEKQLQASKGAHYIDYAIHASILRKEQVKDIPYLKKKGINSLKIYMNLGADLNHIYMDLEPGEHGVKDGEVNMDDSLLSSIVEVGAKEHSTILVHAENPAVCAEHIRRGKEMGMSGLKAWSDCRPPQSEAESVAKISTLGRKFGANLYFVHIGSNAALDAILAERQKGNANYYIETCPQYLTHTYDFASVTGKVVPPIRSKSDVQSVWSALRNGIIDTVGTDHVANRLDIKMGNGDLWSALAGFPGIATMLPVLLDQGVNGDRISIERVAEVTSYNTARIFGMYPSKGTIQQGSDADLVMIDMDLEQKATPELLQSYSDYTIYDGWKLRGWPVLTMVRGKVVMEAGHVAQDALGHGQFVARP; translated from the coding sequence ATGTCCGCAAGTGTTACCGGACACAGGGCACAGGGAATGGAAAACTCTTGCGACATACTAATCACAAACGCGTCGGCCGTCATCCCCAAGGTCGGAGTCGTCGAGTGCGACATCGCGATTGAAGACGGCAGGATAAAGACGCTAAAGCCGTCGCAGAACGCAAGCGCGTCAAGGAGGATAAATGCGGCCGGCAGATACGTTTTGCCGGGCGCAATAGACCCTCACGTCCACTATGGCGTCTATACCCCTATTGACGAGGCGGCTCTGACAGAGTCACGCTCTGCGGCAGTCGGAGGCGTCACGACCATGATGCGCATGCTGCGCTTATACGACACCGACTACCGCGCAGTGGAAAAGCAGCTGCAGGCAAGCAAGGGCGCCCACTATATCGATTATGCGATCCATGCCTCGATACTGAGAAAGGAGCAGGTCAAGGACATACCCTACCTAAAGAAAAAGGGTATCAATTCCCTGAAAATATACATGAACCTGGGAGCAGATCTCAACCACATCTACATGGACCTAGAGCCCGGCGAGCACGGCGTCAAGGACGGCGAGGTCAACATGGACGACTCGCTCCTCTCTTCAATAGTCGAGGTCGGCGCAAAGGAGCACTCTACCATACTTGTGCACGCAGAAAACCCGGCAGTGTGCGCAGAGCACATCAGGCGCGGCAAGGAAATGGGCATGTCGGGCCTGAAGGCGTGGTCGGACTGCAGGCCGCCGCAGTCAGAGGCCGAAAGCGTCGCCAAGATATCGACACTAGGCAGAAAGTTTGGTGCAAACCTCTACTTTGTGCACATTGGCTCAAACGCAGCCCTTGACGCGATTCTTGCCGAGAGGCAAAAGGGAAACGCCAACTATTACATCGAGACCTGCCCGCAGTACCTCACCCACACGTACGATTTTGCAAGCGTCACGGGAAAGGTGGTGCCCCCCATACGCTCAAAGAGCGACGTGCAGAGCGTCTGGTCGGCGCTCAGAAACGGCATAATCGATACCGTGGGTACGGACCACGTGGCAAACAGGCTGGACATAAAGATGGGAAACGGCGACCTGTGGTCGGCACTTGCCGGCTTTCCAGGCATTGCCACCATGCTCCCCGTGCTCCTCGACCAGGGAGTCAACGGCGACAGGATAAGCATAGAGAGGGTTGCAGAGGTCACAAGTTACAACACTGCAAGGATATTTGGCATGTACCCAAGTAAGGGCACGATACAGCAGGGCTCTGACGCAGACCTTGTGATGATAGACATGGACCTTGAGCAAAAGGCGACGCCAGAGCTTTTGCAGTCGTACTCTGACTATACGATATACGACGGATGGAAATTGAGGGGGTGGCCGGTGCTCACGATGGTTCGCGGCAAGGTAGTGATGGAGGCAGGCCATGTGGCGCAGGATGCGCTTGGACACGGCCAGTTTGTTGCAAGACCCTGA
- a CDS encoding polysaccharide deacetylase family protein codes for MMTSILSLVVAGNIMLPTKAHAAPGACNCVIFRLDDIQDEWITHVQTAIIDKFIERNENLDLPIIMNSIGNDPVIVNKVKEGIATGLIETSLHGWNHIDYRTLSLQQQQKTLEMANQKMEELFGSKTSIFVAPYNAYNEDTLKAINQAGLKILSSEFDQEIESIYDPDNPDSPDNKVYKAIAGGSDTIIKDQFGVYHLPQVIGFYTYDSDPPTKTPLSKIESQIDSAIASYGYAVVTLHPQDFTVKDAGNNPTEELSQDEMKDLDTLLTWINDQNYHTGTFSGAVSNNNSQTSSAPATGSDDDNNDNNNDDAATVDLVAPLINTIISSLRPSLGGA; via the coding sequence ATGATGACGTCAATTCTGTCGCTGGTCGTCGCTGGCAATATTATGCTGCCGACAAAGGCGCACGCCGCGCCTGGTGCCTGCAATTGCGTGATATTTCGCCTGGACGACATCCAGGACGAGTGGATCACTCATGTCCAGACTGCCATCATCGACAAATTCATTGAAAGAAACGAGAACCTTGACCTGCCGATAATAATGAACAGCATCGGAAACGATCCTGTCATAGTCAACAAAGTGAAGGAAGGCATCGCAACGGGCCTGATTGAGACGTCCCTGCACGGATGGAATCACATAGACTACAGGACGCTTTCCTTGCAACAGCAGCAGAAGACTCTGGAAATGGCCAACCAAAAGATGGAAGAGCTGTTTGGAAGCAAGACCAGCATATTCGTAGCCCCATACAACGCGTACAACGAAGACACGCTAAAGGCGATAAATCAGGCCGGCCTGAAAATCCTGAGTTCTGAATTTGACCAAGAGATAGAGAGCATCTACGATCCTGACAACCCAGACAGCCCAGACAACAAGGTGTACAAGGCAATAGCCGGCGGCTCTGACACCATCATCAAGGACCAGTTTGGCGTGTACCACCTTCCGCAGGTGATTGGCTTTTACACGTACGATTCAGACCCCCCGACAAAGACGCCGCTTTCCAAAATTGAAAGCCAGATAGACAGCGCAATTGCCAGCTACGGCTATGCGGTGGTGACTCTGCACCCGCAGGACTTTACGGTAAAGGATGCAGGCAACAACCCAACAGAGGAACTCTCGCAGGATGAGATGAAAGACCTTGACACATTGCTGACATGGATAAACGACCAGAATTACCACACAGGGACGTTCTCTGGCGCGGTCAGCAACAACAATTCTCAAACATCATCCGCTCCGGCAACGGGCAGTGATGATGACAACAATGATAACAACAACGACGATGCGGCCACCGTAGACCTCGTAGCGCCCCTGATCAACACCATAATCTCCTCGCTCCGGCCAAGCCTCGGCGGAGCGTAG
- a CDS encoding winged helix-turn-helix domain-containing protein codes for MKYRSRMDIAADVLEVAQGGAIKTRIMYKAFLSFPQLKEYLELLQDGGLLDYVAEEKEYHATERGKRFLKMYKEVGQAILPAGIRKKKTLA; via the coding sequence GTGAAATACAGAAGCAGAATGGATATCGCTGCTGACGTACTTGAGGTTGCACAGGGCGGCGCAATAAAGACCAGGATAATGTACAAGGCCTTCCTCTCGTTCCCGCAGCTGAAGGAGTATCTTGAGCTTTTGCAGGACGGTGGGCTGCTTGACTATGTGGCCGAGGAAAAAGAGTACCATGCCACAGAGCGTGGAAAACGCTTTTTAAAAATGTACAAGGAGGTAGGACAGGCGATACTCCCGGCAGGGATCCGAAAGAAAAAGACTCTGGCGTAG
- a CDS encoding chitobiase/beta-hexosaminidase C-terminal domain-containing protein, with translation MALFSVVLLIFNVVAIPNRSEAALAGSCNCVIFRIDDIQDYWINSVQVALMDQFINRNVNATFGIIMNFVGNDPLVVSKVREGHSSNLFELDLHGWNHVDYSQLSLQDQKNTLEMANQKLQDIWGRKSNIFIPPYNAYNVNTLNATSQLGLKIISSEFDQELPSIYDPDNPNSPNNKIYKAATGFDIKDQFGVYHLPQEVGFYTYDSEPPTKTPLSLIESRIDDAIASYGYVVITLHPQDFAVKNAQGVPSNAADQNELNDLNTLIDYAQGKQYKITTFSSVTKIPLPPIIDNVPPKVTPPADIALVTPDNPATVNSLGTATATDNIDLNPTITNNATSNLFPRGTTAVKWSATDDNNNVGTAIQYVTISPTNDAIRPAVKTTSPSAGAAISGPAAGVNILVTGTASDGQSGVKVVEVRTSTTAYQKATQTNGSSWANWYYILNIKTQGSTTVVSRATDFFANQQWDSTPISVSLAGPDITAPTITAPPSMTIEATGELTPVSLGKPFVFDNSDPSPNVTNDSPGASEATGFPLGTTTVTWTATDVSGNSASSNQAINVVDTTAPPAPQLLAPANGTVTNSPSTLSLDWSNETDIVSSSVTYDLLVDDNLDFSSPVVNQQGLTESSYAVSEALGDATYYWKVRSSDASSNKSPYSSVRSFIVDGLGPTVTASPPGGTYTVAQSVTLTASEPSSSTIYYTTDGSTPSTNSTVYTGPIAISSSTTLKFFARDTAGNNGATGTEVYVIDAAAPTVTATPQGGLYNSAQSVTLAASEPGFTIYYTTDGTTPNENSTVYAGPILISSNTDLKFFGKDGIGRTTPIVSETYTFDTTPPTVTASPPGGLYNTAQSVTLTASESSTIYYTTDGQTPTTFSPVYSSPIQISSNTDLKFFAKDTAGNEGLVVVETYVIDTVPPSVTASPPGGVYNASQSVTLTASKPGSTIYYTTDGSTPSTNSTVYSAPIPIIGQGTTTVLKFFAKDSIGNVGVVTTETYTISASSFPITHMSDTTATSGLSLYAGQQAHAEFVSPASQLVGKSIDQITLKLRKTNSPTGTAEVGVFNPDLTVKKLFGTKDAATLTSTYTDYTFSLSGLDLYTIQSGDRIGIKYAGGNSNNYMAVMLDRDAADPFDGTNTYRQQYTTSWLSFTSDDMYMILKQTHDATDTIAPTVTATPVGGTYTAAVSVTLAANEPATIYYTLDGSTPTTSSSVYTSPIQIASSTVLKFFGRDTAGNDSAPSTETYTINIPSFPVTQMSDTTATSGLSTYSAQQAHAEFVSPTSQLAGKSIDEITLKLRKTGTPTGTAEIGIFNPDLTVKKLFGTKDATTITTTYTDYTFSLSNGELYTLQSGDRIGIKYTSGSSTNFIAVMLDRDAADPFDGTNTYRQQYTTSWTSNTADDMYMILKQTHG, from the coding sequence TTGGCACTTTTTTCAGTTGTACTTCTCATTTTCAATGTTGTTGCAATTCCTAACAGGTCAGAAGCGGCACTTGCAGGTTCCTGCAACTGCGTCATCTTTAGAATAGACGACATTCAGGATTACTGGATCAACTCTGTCCAGGTAGCGTTGATGGACCAGTTCATCAATAGAAACGTGAACGCCACGTTTGGCATCATCATGAATTTTGTTGGCAACGACCCCTTGGTCGTAAGTAAGGTAAGGGAGGGCCACTCGTCCAACTTGTTCGAGCTTGACCTCCACGGATGGAACCATGTGGACTATAGCCAGCTAAGTCTCCAGGACCAAAAGAACACCCTTGAAATGGCCAACCAGAAATTGCAAGACATTTGGGGAAGAAAGTCCAACATATTCATACCGCCGTACAACGCATACAATGTAAATACACTCAATGCGACAAGCCAGCTGGGACTAAAGATCATAAGCTCCGAGTTTGACCAAGAGCTTCCAAGCATATATGACCCTGACAATCCAAACAGCCCAAATAACAAGATATACAAAGCAGCAACCGGCTTTGACATAAAAGACCAGTTTGGCGTGTACCACCTTCCGCAGGAAGTGGGCTTTTACACTTATGATTCAGAACCACCAACAAAGACCCCGCTTTCTTTGATCGAAAGCCGGATTGACGATGCCATTGCCAGCTATGGCTATGTAGTGATAACGCTCCACCCCCAGGACTTTGCAGTCAAGAATGCACAGGGCGTGCCCTCAAATGCGGCCGACCAGAACGAGCTGAATGATTTGAACACCCTGATAGACTACGCTCAGGGCAAACAATACAAAATAACGACGTTCTCTTCGGTGACAAAAATACCCCTGCCGCCTATAATTGACAACGTTCCGCCAAAGGTCACTCCTCCTGCAGATATTGCTCTGGTGACGCCGGACAACCCTGCCACGGTCAATTCGCTTGGAACGGCCACTGCCACTGACAACATCGATCTCAATCCCACCATCACCAATAATGCTACTTCAAACCTCTTTCCAAGAGGGACTACGGCAGTCAAGTGGTCTGCCACTGACGACAACAACAACGTCGGAACGGCCATACAGTACGTCACCATCTCTCCAACCAACGACGCGATAAGACCTGCAGTCAAGACAACCTCTCCTTCCGCTGGCGCTGCAATTTCAGGACCTGCAGCAGGAGTAAACATTCTGGTCACGGGCACTGCGTCGGACGGCCAATCAGGAGTCAAGGTGGTCGAAGTGCGAACATCCACCACTGCATACCAGAAGGCAACCCAAACTAATGGCAGCAGCTGGGCTAATTGGTATTACATACTCAACATCAAAACGCAGGGCAGCACAACGGTAGTCAGCAGGGCAACGGATTTCTTTGCAAACCAGCAATGGGATTCTACCCCCATTAGCGTCAGCCTTGCAGGCCCGGATATAACTGCGCCCACCATCACGGCGCCGCCGTCAATGACCATAGAGGCGACAGGAGAGCTTACGCCTGTAAGCCTTGGCAAGCCCTTTGTGTTTGACAACAGCGACCCGTCGCCCAACGTGACGAACGATTCCCCGGGGGCGTCGGAAGCCACAGGATTTCCACTTGGAACGACGACCGTGACTTGGACCGCTACGGACGTATCAGGAAACTCGGCCTCGTCGAACCAGGCCATAAACGTGGTTGACACCACGGCGCCGCCAGCGCCCCAGCTTCTTGCACCAGCCAATGGAACTGTAACAAACAGCCCGTCAACGCTATCACTGGACTGGTCCAACGAGACAGACATTGTATCATCTTCCGTAACTTATGACCTGCTGGTAGACGACAATCTTGACTTTAGCTCCCCCGTAGTGAACCAGCAAGGATTGACTGAATCATCCTATGCTGTTTCAGAGGCGCTTGGAGACGCCACATACTACTGGAAGGTAAGGTCCTCAGACGCGTCAAGCAACAAGAGCCCGTACAGCAGCGTCAGAAGCTTTATCGTTGACGGCCTTGGCCCGACAGTAACGGCGTCGCCGCCAGGAGGCACATACACCGTCGCCCAGTCTGTAACGCTGACAGCAAGCGAGCCCTCTTCCTCCACGATATACTACACCACGGACGGCTCTACTCCGTCGACAAACAGCACGGTCTATACGGGCCCAATAGCAATCTCTTCAAGCACGACACTCAAGTTCTTTGCAAGGGACACTGCAGGCAACAACGGCGCGACTGGAACCGAGGTATATGTCATAGATGCCGCGGCGCCTACAGTGACTGCCACGCCACAGGGAGGTCTCTATAATTCTGCCCAGTCCGTGACCCTTGCCGCTTCTGAACCGGGCTTTACAATCTACTACACCACGGACGGCACGACGCCGAACGAAAACAGCACGGTCTATGCCGGCCCCATCCTGATATCGTCCAACACTGACTTGAAGTTCTTTGGCAAGGACGGCATTGGAAGGACGACTCCCATAGTTTCAGAGACGTACACTTTTGACACCACTCCGCCTACAGTCACCGCCTCGCCGCCAGGAGGCCTGTACAACACGGCGCAGTCAGTCACTTTGACAGCAAGCGAATCATCGACAATATACTACACAACTGACGGCCAGACCCCCACTACATTCAGCCCCGTGTACAGTAGCCCAATACAGATATCGTCCAACACTGACTTGAAGTTCTTTGCAAAGGACACTGCAGGAAACGAAGGCCTTGTCGTAGTTGAGACGTACGTCATTGATACGGTGCCCCCATCCGTCACCGCTTCGCCGCCAGGCGGGGTGTACAATGCCAGCCAGTCAGTCACCCTGACGGCGTCCAAGCCGGGCTCTACAATATACTACACCACGGACGGCTCTACTCCGTCGACAAACAGCACGGTCTACTCTGCGCCAATACCAATCATAGGGCAGGGCACGACTACTGTTCTAAAGTTCTTTGCAAAAGACAGCATAGGCAATGTTGGCGTGGTAACGACTGAAACCTACACCATTTCGGCATCGTCGTTCCCGATAACCCACATGTCTGACACCACTGCAACTTCGGGCCTAAGCCTCTATGCCGGACAGCAGGCACATGCCGAGTTTGTCTCGCCGGCGTCGCAGCTTGTAGGCAAGAGCATTGACCAGATAACGCTAAAGCTGAGAAAGACAAACTCTCCAACAGGAACTGCAGAGGTAGGCGTTTTCAATCCTGACCTTACAGTGAAAAAGCTGTTTGGTACAAAAGATGCTGCCACCCTGACTTCTACATATACAGACTATACCTTCTCGCTATCCGGCCTTGACCTGTACACCATCCAGTCCGGCGACAGGATAGGCATCAAGTATGCTGGCGGCAATTCAAACAACTACATGGCAGTGATGCTTGACCGCGATGCGGCAGACCCGTTTGACGGCACAAACACGTACAGGCAGCAGTACACGACATCGTGGCTCAGCTTTACGTCTGATGACATGTACATGATATTGAAGCAGACGCACGATGCAACAGACACCATTGCTCCGACGGTAACTGCCACGCCTGTCGGCGGCACGTACACGGCAGCTGTATCAGTCACGCTTGCTGCCAACGAACCTGCCACGATATACTACACCCTTGATGGCTCTACGCCAACAACTTCAAGCAGCGTCTACACATCGCCGATACAAATCGCCTCCAGCACTGTCCTAAAGTTCTTTGGAAGGGACACGGCAGGAAACGACAGCGCCCCCAGCACTGAAACCTACACCATCAACATCCCGTCCTTCCCGGTAACGCAGATGTCGGATACTACCGCGACATCCGGCCTGAGCACGTACTCTGCACAGCAGGCACATGCCGAGTTTGTCTCGCCGACGTCGCAGCTAGCAGGCAAGAGCATAGACGAAATAACGTTAAAGCTTAGGAAAACAGGCACTCCAACAGGTACCGCAGAAATTGGCATCTTTAATCCTGACCTGACAGTGAAAAAGCTGTTTGGTACAAAGGACGCCACAACCATCACGACGACGTACACAGATTATACCTTCTCGCTGTCAAACGGCGAGCTGTACACCCTGCAATCCGGAGACAGAATAGGCATAAAGTACACAAGCGGAAGCTCGACCAATTTCATCGCAGTGATGCTTGACCGCGATGCGGCAGACCCGTTTGACGGCACAAACACGTACAGGCAGCAGTACACGACATCTTGGACAAGCAATACCGCCGACGACATGTACATGATATTGAAGCAGACGCACGGGTAA
- a CDS encoding patatin-like phospholipase family protein — MQPESQSKTLRGNAGYVPKKQRALILQGGGALGAYEAGVFKALSERLSPLEDDRQEGGKRQHGNLFDIVAGASAGAINAALIVDHVVRNKKWEGASDVLWNFWQEISTPVFWPDNKWFSNGWQFWENARKWQSDFFGKFVLPNLPAGNLREENLFLPYYFLWPDNLGPLASEEAARRYWSWYQFAFMSGGTPHVLSPGIVQPDFRFNNPYNYLVRYSNAPLLMAIKKHWDYEKHSIKTSYDKNEPRLLFVSVDVKDAITATFDSYEKENGVWKTEYAHETAGDSSDDDNDGRKDTHVIEYEQGLGIGHLLTSISSHLRYRPPDLEATTITEEGRDRKSTTLKKKGVRYFWDGFYLSNTPLREVLQSHRDYWHKIRNHANTLSATTAAAISRAKETDAATVPNLEVYIVDLYPTVERDDFPRDPDGVQNRVGDILYHDKTKYDQKIAYLVTDYIDLANKLIRIAIEQAKDRNTAESEIRDFLETADPKSKKRNGKERKYGDLLGGRFDVEKVVRIELAADDKNDIYGKAFDFSSGTIKQLLDKGYSDALRYV; from the coding sequence ATGCAACCAGAAAGCCAGAGTAAAACGCTACGAGGGAACGCAGGTTACGTCCCCAAAAAGCAGAGGGCTCTGATTCTTCAGGGCGGAGGAGCGCTTGGTGCATACGAGGCAGGCGTTTTCAAGGCGCTGTCAGAAAGACTGTCGCCGCTGGAGGATGACAGACAGGAAGGAGGCAAAAGGCAGCATGGAAACCTGTTTGATATCGTTGCTGGCGCTTCGGCCGGGGCTATCAATGCAGCTCTCATCGTGGATCACGTGGTCAGAAACAAGAAATGGGAAGGAGCTTCAGACGTACTCTGGAATTTTTGGCAGGAAATTTCAACTCCAGTATTTTGGCCGGACAATAAATGGTTCAGCAACGGTTGGCAATTCTGGGAAAACGCCAGGAAATGGCAGTCTGATTTTTTTGGCAAGTTTGTACTGCCGAACCTGCCAGCGGGAAACCTGAGGGAGGAAAACCTGTTTCTGCCGTACTATTTCCTGTGGCCAGATAACCTTGGTCCTTTGGCTTCAGAGGAGGCTGCACGGCGTTACTGGTCATGGTATCAATTTGCATTCATGTCCGGGGGAACGCCGCATGTCCTGTCTCCGGGAATAGTGCAGCCGGATTTTAGATTCAACAATCCGTACAACTACCTTGTTCGCTACAGCAATGCGCCGCTGTTAATGGCGATAAAAAAACACTGGGACTATGAAAAGCATTCGATAAAAACCAGCTACGACAAAAACGAGCCGAGGCTTCTTTTTGTAAGCGTGGATGTAAAAGACGCCATCACGGCGACGTTTGACAGCTATGAAAAGGAAAACGGCGTATGGAAGACAGAGTATGCGCACGAAACGGCAGGAGACAGTAGTGATGACGATAATGACGGACGAAAAGACACGCACGTAATCGAGTACGAGCAGGGCCTCGGGATTGGCCACCTGCTGACGAGCATATCGTCGCACCTGAGGTACAGGCCGCCAGACCTTGAGGCGACCACGATAACTGAAGAAGGGCGGGATCGAAAAAGTACTACTTTAAAGAAGAAGGGAGTCAGATACTTTTGGGACGGCTTCTACCTTAGCAATACTCCATTAAGGGAAGTATTGCAGTCTCACCGGGATTATTGGCACAAAATAAGAAATCATGCAAATACATTGTCTGCAACTACGGCCGCCGCGATATCAAGAGCAAAAGAAACAGATGCAGCTACGGTCCCAAACCTAGAAGTGTATATAGTTGATTTGTACCCGACGGTGGAAAGAGACGACTTTCCAAGGGATCCAGACGGCGTACAGAATAGAGTGGGCGACATCCTGTATCATGACAAGACAAAGTATGACCAAAAGATTGCTTACCTTGTGACTGATTACATTGACTTGGCCAACAAATTGATCAGGATAGCAATCGAGCAAGCAAAAGACAGAAACACAGCCGAGTCTGAAATTCGCGACTTTCTGGAGACGGCAGACCCAAAAAGCAAGAAGCGGAACGGCAAGGAAAGAAAATACGGCGACTTGCTGGGAGGCCGGTTTGACGTGGAAAAGGTGGTAAGGATAGAACTTGCAGCGGACGATAAAAACGACATATATGGGAAAGCCTTTGATTTTTCATCAGGCACTATCAAGCAACTGCTGGACAAGGGGTATTCGGATGCGCTGCGGTACGTATGA